A region of the Motilibacter aurantiacus genome:
CGTCGGGGGCGGCTCCGGTTTCGCCTTCGCCGAGCCCTGCCGCAACTGCAAGGGCCGGGGGCTCGTCGTGGACGACCCGTGCCCGAACTGCCACGGCAGCGGGCGCGCGCAGGGCAGCGAGGTGCTCAACGTCCGGATTCCCGCCGGGGTCAAGGACGGGCAGCGCATCCGGCTCAAGGGCAAGGGCGCTCCCGGTGAGCGCGGGGGCCCGGCCGGCGACCTGTACGTCACGGTGCACGTCGCCCCGCACCCGGTCTTCGGACGTTCGGGTGACGACCTCACGGTGACCGTGCCCGTCTCGTTCCCCGAGGCAGCGCTCGGCACCGAGCTGAAGGTGCCGACCCTGGGCGGCAACCCCGTCACGCTCCGGCTCCCCGCCGGAACGGCCAACGGGCGCACGATGCGGGCGCGCGGCAAGGGCGCGACCCGCAAGGACGGCACCCGTGGCGACCTGCTCGTCACCGTGCAGGTCGCGGTGCCCGCGAAGCTGTCGGCCAAGGCCAAGGCGGCCCTCGAGGCGTACGCCGAGGCGACGGCCGGTGACGACCCGCGGGCCGGCTTCTACGAAGCGGCCCGCAGCGACAGGGGGTAGGTGAATGAGCCAGCTGCCCTTCGACGACGACGCGCCGGTCTACGTCATCTCGATCGCGGCGCAGCTGTCCGGGCTCCACCCACAGACACTGCGCCAGTACGACCGGCTCGGCATCGTCTCGCCGGGCCGGTCGTCGGGGCGCG
Encoded here:
- the dnaJ gene encoding molecular chaperone DnaJ; its protein translation is MSTKDFLEKDYYKALGVSKDASADEIKKSYRKLARQYHPDANKGDAASEERFKEISEAYDVLSDAKRRKEYDDARSLFGSGAGRFRSAGGPGGVSFDIGDIFGGAAAGGAQGGLGDVLGGLFGGVRRPGGPRRGADVESEVSISFLESIDGRTVALRKSSEKPCQECNGTGGRNGSMPRTCPECEGTGRTSVGGGSGFAFAEPCRNCKGRGLVVDDPCPNCHGSGRAQGSEVLNVRIPAGVKDGQRIRLKGKGAPGERGGPAGDLYVTVHVAPHPVFGRSGDDLTVTVPVSFPEAALGTELKVPTLGGNPVTLRLPAGTANGRTMRARGKGATRKDGTRGDLLVTVQVAVPAKLSAKAKAALEAYAEATAGDDPRAGFYEAARSDRG